The Streptomyces sp. NBC_00162 genome window below encodes:
- a CDS encoding PP2C family protein-serine/threonine phosphatase codes for MIGEMPQVRRVCVFAWGGAAVSWELSTPGRLVPSLATCAAFLLLATGCALHIRRGLVAELRRSQEIAGAAQRALLRPLPRRMDGLTLAAAQLSASRGATVGGDLYEAVPTVHGVRVVIGDVRGHGLPALGAAAAVLGAFREAAYDEVSLGGVMVRMERALGRHVRDRARAEHPSACPAEPESPSAEEFVTVLLLQIAPDGTLLALNCGHPWPYLLRSWGFAPGPAQRLTDVRALDGETMPPLGVLPLPRDPQPHACGELRPGETLFLHTDGAGEARNAAGAFFPLQSVLAEAPLTPARLVAGVHAALLRHTGGRLADDVALLVLRDDRS; via the coding sequence ATGATCGGGGAGATGCCCCAGGTGCGCCGGGTGTGCGTCTTCGCGTGGGGCGGCGCCGCGGTGTCCTGGGAGTTGTCCACCCCGGGGCGGCTGGTACCGAGCCTGGCCACGTGCGCGGCGTTCCTGCTGCTGGCGACGGGCTGCGCCCTGCACATCCGGCGCGGGCTGGTCGCGGAGCTGAGGCGTTCGCAGGAGATCGCGGGGGCCGCGCAGCGGGCACTGCTGCGGCCGCTGCCGAGACGGATGGACGGGCTGACCCTGGCCGCCGCGCAGCTGTCGGCGAGCCGGGGCGCGACGGTGGGCGGCGACCTGTACGAGGCCGTGCCGACGGTGCACGGCGTCCGGGTGGTCATCGGGGACGTACGGGGGCACGGGCTGCCGGCGCTGGGGGCGGCCGCGGCGGTCCTGGGGGCCTTCCGCGAAGCGGCGTACGACGAGGTGTCGCTGGGCGGCGTAATGGTGCGGATGGAGCGGGCGCTGGGCCGCCACGTCCGTGACCGGGCCCGGGCCGAGCACCCGTCGGCCTGCCCGGCCGAGCCGGAGTCCCCGTCGGCCGAGGAGTTCGTGACGGTCCTGCTCCTCCAGATCGCCCCGGACGGCACCCTCCTGGCCCTGAACTGCGGCCACCCCTGGCCGTACCTGCTGCGCAGCTGGGGCTTCGCGCCGGGCCCCGCGCAGCGGCTCACCGACGTGCGGGCGCTGGACGGCGAGACCATGCCGCCGCTCGGGGTCCTGCCGCTGCCGCGCGATCCGCAACCGCACGCCTGCGGTGAACTGCGGCCCGGGGAGACGCTGTTCCTGCACACCGACGGTGCCGGGGAGGCCCGGAATGCCGCCGGCGCGTTCTTCCCCCTGCAGAGCGTCCTCGCAGAGGCACCGCTCACGCCCGCGCGGCTGGTCGCGGGCGTGCACGCGGCCCTGCTCCGGCACACCGGCGGGCGGCTCGCCGACGACGTCGCCCTGCTGGTGCTCCGCGACGACCGGAGCTGA